TAGTTTTTGAGTGATGTCTTAAGatgataatgttttattatcatatttgataaataCTCGAAGttcataatgttttttttttgggcttttagGTGTTGAAGTTAAGCCTGGTCAGGCACTCTCTGTGCAGCCTGGAGATCAGAAGTATCTGCATCTATCACAGGTACTGATGTTACTGCTGTAgctatttttgtatattttccCAGTTGAATCACCGACCCTTCCAATGCAGAGAAATTGATGAAGTATTTTTATGCAGGCGACTCTAGGTGAACTAAAGAAGGACAAAGCGAATGAATCCGTGACAATTTTTGTGAAGATTGGTGACCAGAAGCTTGTTTTGGGAATTCTCTCTGCTGAGAAGTTCCCTCAGCTATCATTTGATCTAGTGTTTGAAAAGGAATTTGAGCTCTCCCACAACGGGAAGAGTGGAAGTATTTACTGTTTGGGATACCAGGCTTCTGCCGAGGACCAAGAACAATATCCTTACCTTTTAATTTGAGGATTTATATTTCCTGCGTTGTTTGGGTTTAATGATCAAGTCAAGCAGCATGCTTTCGTATTTTGGAGCTGCctgaatataatattttatacgATCGCATTGGTTTTAagtatttttccattttcatctaTTTATAGTATCCTTCCTTTTCCTTAACTTTTATCTCCTGTCTTCCGTGTTCCACTGAAGAGTATTCTGGTAagtttttaaacattaataaatGTAGCTTGCAGATGgatcttttcatattctaattTGAGTTTCTGAAATTGATGAGCTGAGTTTGTGTTATCCGATTTCAGATTCTGATTTTGGCTCAGAAGATGAGGAACTTACATTGCAGCCTGTTCAGAATGGTAAATGCAATTGATTGTGTAAATAAATAGTGTATTAGTAGTAGGAAATATTCATGGCACTGTGCTTAATATCTAGTTAAAATTTACGTTCAGGAAAACCTAGCCAGGAGGAGGAGAAGTCCATTGTgggaaaaaattcaaagaaagcAGAAGTCAAGTCTCTTGTGCCGAGCAAGGAGGAAGGGGATGATGACTCTGAAGATGACGATGACTCTGATGAGGACGAGGATTCTGATGATGACTCTGATGAGGTAGTTTAAATGAGACGCTCCCACTTCTAGAACATCTGGTTGCGGTGATTTTAGAAAGGTTGTGCTTTTCTTAGAAGCATGACCCAGGTGCCATGGGAGAGTTAATGCATGTGTACGAAGTTTGATTTTTACTGCGAAGTCCCAATTTTGTGATTAGGTTATTTCATAGCTGGTGCCTTTTTGAAAAGTGCCCCTTGGGTTTCTTTTCAAAACACAGCTCTGAGGAAATAGAAACCCAGTGGACtcctataattttattcatttagaTGGTTGTTAGAGTCTATTAGTGAAGGCGTTATACTCGTTGAATCCTTTGTTATAGGTTGTCAAGGATTTTATTAGATGATTTAAGTTCCTTATATGTGTTAATGGTGCTATCGATAAATTGCAGGAGATGCTTGGAGCTGACAGTGACTCTGACGATGAAGATGATGGTACTGAAAGTGAGGAGGAGACACCAAAGAAGGTGTGTTTCAATCCTAGTTGAACTTCTATTTGTAGcagtttatttgaaaatttgacaAACCCATGTTTATTCTTgtacattttttcttcttttagcaTCATTTTTATCGGTTGGTGTCCTCTTGTAGGTTGAATCAGCCAAGAAGAGGCCAAACGAGTCTGCCTCGAAGACTCCTGTTTCCAAGAAGGCAAAAGTAGCTTCGGCTGAGAAGACAGGTGACTCTATCAaccattcatttatttcatgaTAACATTAATGAGCATTATTTCATTGTTGACTGAACTGCATTTTACTTTCGGGTTTAAATACTACTTTGGTCAGTgtattttagaatttagttCATTGTAGTGTTAGTATGTTTAGAATGTTCATTGTGATCCATGTATTCTTaacttttgttcattttggtcCTTGCACACTCATTGGCTATCATTTtcatctcattttcttttgtatttttgtgcATTAAATTCACCAATGATGATCAAAATGGATACTTTGTAAAAGTGACTAATGAACAAAAGTATagaaaccaaaaataatatttaaacccAATTTTAACATGCTGTTATGTATTGAGCATTGAATGTATCTAATCATCTCTAGAGTGGCGTGTTCTGTTAGCTTATCTCTTTGTTTATGCACTGAACACACAATGTTAGCCTAGCTTCAGAAACCTTTGTAGCCTATAAACTTTGTCCGGCCACGCCATTGCTCCTCTACTGAATCAAATTGGTGCTCAACTTGTCTTCCAGGTTCGAAGAAGGGGGGCCATACAGATACTCCCCACCCTGCCAAGAAACCCGTGAAAACTCCTTCCAAGGCAGAAACCCCAAAATCCGCAGGCCAGGTCTCTTGCAAATCCTGTGACAGGTATGTATGTCTTTATGGATTACTTGCGTATCAATggaatgttgaggattattgggattgggagtgtcccacgttggttagtttagtggaagatcatgggtttataagtgaggaatactatctccattggtacgaggccttttggggaagcccaaagcaaagccatgagagcttatgctcaaagtagacaatatcataccattgtggagagtcgtgttcgtctaacatggaaGAGTACTGAGGTTGCTGACGTTACTCCCTCTGCTGTTTTTTAGGTCATTTGGTTCCGACAGTGCTCTTCAGTCGCACAGTAAAGCCAAGCATGGTGGTAAGTGAAAGgaagacgaagacgaagaGGAAGCTAGAAACAAcaacatattattattatgcagCTCCAATATGTAATTCTTCTCTAGATACAGAGGTTGCTATCTTGGCTGAGATTTTTGTGTGGAGTGCGTTCGGATCATACAACGAGAAGCTATTGTTCGAACAAATTGAGGGagtttaatttagttttattatttatgtacGTTTGAGTCTATTTATTAGTGTTTGTAGTTCACATTTTCTCCTTAGAATATGTTATCATAGGTTGCCATTCCATTCTCTGTTTTAGGACGAAAACATCATTATTTTGGAACCCTTATGTTGTgtttttcttcgttttttcAAGCTAATGAAAGCCGTAATTTTTGTGCATCAAATTGTCTCGGCTCGGTTCGGTGCGATTCATACATGTTTGgacgaaaaaaaatattaagattatGCTCGAATGATCGATGCAATTCATGAAGAACATATTCAATATTGATACGATATTTGTTTCGTGTAGCGGTTTTAACTTAAAATGTTTGGATGATCAAATCTCCATAAATCTCCATAATTCTTCATATTTgcactaaaaaaattaaggaaaggCAAATCCAAGAGCCTgtttttaatgtaatatttGTGAAAATACGGCAGAAAATTCGTATATGGGCCTAAGGAATTGGGCTTTAGGTCTGAGCTGAGCCCAAACCATGAACGCCTGGGCCTCCAAGTCCAGCCCAGGCCCACACTGACATCCGCTCGATTATTTGAAACCCTAGGCCTCCTAAAACCTGGCGGCAATTCCCTTATAAAATGCTTTAGACATTTGCCACCACCAATCCGATCGTTCCTCCTCAAGCTGTGTCACCCTTCATTTGCTCTTCAGGGCTTTTCTTAAACCCTAGCGTCTTCTACCTACTCGTCAATGGAGTTTTGGGGTAAGCTATTCTggtttttcgtttcttttagCTAAATCATGTTAGTTTTTTCATTAGAAACACTCGCTGTTATTCAGGTCTTCTCCATGCTCCACTTTTGATCCTGTCGACGTCTGTTTTGTTTTCGGATTGCATCGTATATTGCTCGTTTTAACTTTTTTGTAATCCCAATTTGTTTATCCCGTTTTCGTTGCATTGTATGTGTGAGTTGTAACCTTTTGTTGTATGCCATGCTTTGCGTTCCCCCTACTAagcttcttctcctcctcttattcctttttcatatttctttttttggggGCGGTGGTGGCTGTCTGTAAAGAATCTGTCTCCTAATCTTTAGATTGCCTATAGCCGTAACGAGTTATTTAATCTGTGAGTCTATGAATTGAGAACATTCGTCATGTTTTTGGGATTGTAGGTGTTGAAGTCAAGTCTGGTAAGCCACTTGTTGTGAAGCCTGGAATTCAAAAATATCTGCATCTGTCACAGGTGGGTGtcgtttttgttattttattttaaatttcctgTTGAGCCTCTGAGTTTCCTGTTTTAGTTACAACTCTACCCATGttgataattttatgaaaCGCTTCTATGCAGGCGACTCTAGGCGaaataaagaaagacaaaGCGAATGAAAATGTGACTATTTTCTTGAAGATTGGTGACCAGAAGCTTGTTCTGGGAATTCTCTCCGCAGAGAAGTTTCCCCAGCTATCATTTGATCTCGTGTTTGAGAAGGAATTTGAGCTCTCCCACAACGGGAAGAGTGGAAGTGTTTACTGTGCTGGATACCAGGCTTTCGCGGAGGATCAAGAACAATAtcctttcttttgaatttgacaATCTTTATTTCCCCTTAAGATAACGATAGAAAGCCTTTGCGTTGTTTGATGTTTGATAGGAACAATGCTTTTTtagtttgtattttattttttaaattgaaaattgtacTTTTTAGCCCCTCATGGCtgacccaaaattttgaagtttttctaatggttttcttatttttagttGAATGCTATTTTACATGGTGGCACTTGCTTTTAGTACGACTCTATTTTCTGTAGTttgcaatttatttttattttccttgaccagctcctttttcttgttgCCACGGATGGTTACTTTGGTAAGTTGTTTTACTTTCATAGGTTCCTGTACGCATTTATCTTTTGAATTCTTATATTAGTTTGAGATGTCAATTAACTTAAGTGTGTGTTATTTCATATCAGATTCTGATTCTGGCTCGGAGGATGAAGAACTTGCATTGCCCCCTGCTCAAAATGGTAAATGCATACtattatgataatatttttactgCTTTGGCTGTAGGAAATATACTCTACTTACATTTATCTCGTCATGATTTACTTTCAGGAAAACCTAGTCAGAAGGAGGAGAAGTCTATTTCAGATAAAAGTAATGGTGCAAAGGCCGCTTCTTTGAAGAAGCCAAATGTGAAGCCTCTTGAACCAAGCAAGGATGAGGATGACGAGTCTGATGACGATGATGAATCTGACGAGGATGAAGATTCTGATGATGAATCTGATGAGGTAGTATAAAAAGAgattattttgtcttttaatatgttttttgaGAATTCTTCCATGCATCGAACCAATGTAACTGATTCCGTGGTGGAAATttgaatcaatttaatttttatgggaGTGATAATCCTTGGTTATGGTTAGTTCTGTAGCTGGTCCTGTTTGAACACCACAGTTAACTTTGCCggttgtctttttttttttttttttaaatttttttttaaattttttttaaacaaagtaaTCAGGGGCGATAAGATTCTATACATATTTTTTGCCCTTGTGTCCTGTTCTGTAAATGGGCTTCTCATCCACATTATGTATTTGAATTGCAATTTGATGGCCATTTGTAATGGTATTCCTATCACCAAGACAATATGTATGAagtatatattgttttctatGAATCACGTGGCAACCAATCTTGATTACGTTAGTTTTGTCTAAAGAATCATGTGAAGCACTCGTAATCTGGATTTTTAGTGAAGATAGTTAGTGGTGTAACAATCCGGGTTTGGAATGTTTTTTGAGATTTAGCGCTGACATTTACATTTGTGATGAATGGCAGGAAATGCTTAATGCTGACGGTGGTGAttctgatgatgaagatgatgactCTGACAGTGATGAGGAGACACCGAAAAAGGTTTTTTTAGTCATAGTTTCTATTGTCATCTTTTTGTTACTGTTTTATGTGACAGctttaacatttttatctTCAGTCGATTATCGATATCATTATTTTGATGACCTCTTGTCCTTTTAGATTGAACCAACCAAGAAGAGGTCGAATGAGTCTGCCACCAAGTCAACACCCCTCCCTGCAAAGAAGGCGAAGTTAGCTTCGCCTGGAAAGACTGGTAACTCTTTtgaccatttatttattttgcataGTAACAGTTAGGCATAAGCAATGTTATATTTGCAGATAGTTATTATCCTTactcttttatttatgaagTGATCAGGTTCAGAAGTGGATATTTGCTTCAAAATTTGATGTGCACCCTATTATATGTCCATTCAAATGGTGCTGAATTTGTTTGTTGGTTGTTTGCCAGATTCAAAGAAGGGGGGCCATACTGCTACTCCACACCCAGCCAAGAAAACTGGTAAAACTCCTGCTGCCAAGTTAGAAAGCCCGAAATCCGGTGGTCAGTTCTCTTGCAAGTCCTGCGACAGGTATTGTTTAGTCATTATATATCACCTTCCTGAAAATGGAAGGTTTCGCACGTTGTTGACCATATGTTCTCCGTTGTATCAGGGCATTCGGTTCTGATGGTGCACTTCAGTCTCACAGTAAAGCTAAGCACGGGGGTAAGTAAAAACGAAGAGTGCCATAGTTTCTTTACAGCTTAAATAGGTTGGTTTCTAGATAGGTTGCAGGCTTGGCTGAAATTTTGTGTGAGGGTTGGGATTTTAGAACgagaaatgtattttttttcaacttgaggaagaagatgaatttaGTTTGATAAATGTATGAATGATGTTTTCTGGTCTAATTGCTGTGTAACTCATTCGCGTGCATTTTACTTTGGTGGAACTCTGTATCAGTCCTTTCAAGCAATGAAAGTTGAAATGTGTTCAATATATTATGGATTAATGCCTCTAGTATGGGAAGATTGTCGATGGCCATccttaatgaaatattttcttaaatctttCATAACACTAATTCAAAGTCATTGAAATATGTTAGCTGGCCTTAATAACactaattctttcttttttatttacggctcctaaaatattaaattaattagaaacgGAAAGTTTCACCTTCcatttgagtttttaaaaacacctctaaatacttttaaaaaatcctcataatacttcatttaaaaaacACTTTCTTAATACTCTTAATCGAGTAATTGGAAATTGTTTAAGTAGGTTGCCCTTCTTTGACCCTTACTGCCCAACCGGATAGCGGATGGTAGATAGCTAATGTGTTCCACACCCCAAACATACCATTGGGAAGggattcattaattaaatctGTTCGGTTTAGAAAATCATTTTGggtattagaatttttttaaaaaaaagttaagacgcattattgaaaaatttcaaaaaccaaaccaGACCCACATTTTTTTGATTGAATGGTGCATCGAGTAATATTAAGGGTTTACTAAATATGGTTGTGATGTGttgttaattataaaaatttagttcATTGTCAACAAACAGCTGGTTTGCCCGAGTGGTTAAGGGGGAAGACTTAAGATCTTCTGTACATAAGTACGCGTGGGTTCGAACCCCACAGCCagcaatcttttttttttctatttttttttatctcatttATCTTCGTTTTAAAAGCtacatttatattaaaaaacagtTGTTCTTATCTATGAAAATTCAATGAGATAAAAATATGcaggttaattttttttttttaattttaaaaaattaaaattaaagaccAAATTTAGGAGGTTAATAGATACTTGTGAGTATTCATAGATTAAatggacaaaaagaaaaatgaaaatgttggaGACTaagattaatattaaaatccCAATAAAAGGATTAATGATGAATAAGATTAGAGTTACATTATTACATATCTTTTGATTTAAGTTATTTTGAGTGCAAATCTATACTCTTCCAATtatgacccaaaaaaaaaaaaaataaaaaaaaaaaaataaaagaccaCATATCCAATTATGGCCTTACTTTGAGCTTAAATTCAGCAAAGCCCATTCATTCTcttttaagtttaataaattatatataaacaatatttatgtGTATCTTGAATTCCaccaatttattattatttttttacaccACAAttgtgattttaaaataaaaatcaaaatgtgaAAAGACAATTCTCTCctaacttatttattattatgttgGCATTCATTATTTTGAGCATATTGTCAGACCCACTTGCCCTCCATCTCCCTCTCTTCAATAACATTCACAcacaaatactaaaataaccttagggtttagggttacaaaattaaattattaagtcAACTATAATCTTCTTTTAATCTTCAACTCTCCATTTTTGTCATTATTATTCAATTGACCACCTTACCTTAGGTCAGCtataaatacatttaattaagaGAACATcagatattaaaattttcaatttcaaatctcaaaatttaaattaattgaggAATCATGAAGAAGCTAATCCAAAATGCTCGAGTATGAATGAAGTGTTATTATTAGCTAACTGCGTTAGTTTTGGTATTCATAATTGGTGTGACCAATAAGTTTATCCAAACTAACTAACCTATAAACAATTGGCATTTAATTTATCAACAACCAACATACTTCTACTTCAAGTCAACATTTTCCAATCTTATTAAATACCCATTCACCTAATTTTCAACACCTTTTACGAAGATTTGACCCATATAAGCATCTTTACAAGGACATGAAACTTCTCTCCGGTAAACGTACTTTAAAAATCGTGAAACTgacaatgatacgtaacgagtcaaaacagacaatatctactagcggtgggcttgagccattacaaatggtatcaaggCTAGACACTGCGTGGTGTGCCGCTAAGGACGTTCAGCTCCGAAAGAAAGGCTTGAGAAATGGTAAACCATTGTTATTACAAGTCCATCCTTTAATCCATGTCCATTATTCCCTCACAAAACTCTTAAGGAAAAAGGTAACAAATGGGCCAACTCCATTCAATGACAAAAAGTATTTCAcaatctcaaaaaaaaaaaaaaaaaaaaaaaaaaaaaaaaaaaaaaaacaatctaaatgatgaaaatacCCATAACAATTCccctttttcctcttcaaatCCTAACCTCTCTGTTCTTGTTCATCATGTTCATCATGTTCATCTTGTTCTTCCAAGAAGCTGAACTGAACTATTGCCTGAAACCCCCCTTTGTTGTTCTAAGTTAGGCAGGCTACTCCTTCTGTAGAACATTATCAGCTTTactaaatatatcatatatatatataaataatctTTTTCAAAGGAAGTGATCTTCGCTTCTCAAGAGCTTGGGATGATGGTGCCAACATAGCCAATTCCAGTGATCAGAAAGCTGAATGTTTGAAGGAATAGATACACAAAGTAGCAGTTCTTCCCATGAACAAAGTCATAGCAACCACACAAGAACAGGAACGCTGCAAATCCCAGCTCCAATGTGTTGATTCTGTCctcatttcaaacaaaaataacaacaCAACACTCAGTTTTCACAATTGCCAAACATAATTCAGTTCTGTTCAAgaggatgttttttttttttttttttttttNTTAGGCACTTTGGCATTTGCCTTCAGCTTGGCAGCATCAGCAGCTGCCTTGTTCTTCAGAGCATCTCCAAGTTTTTCAGTCACAACCCATTCGTTGGCTCGACCCGCTTCGAACAGACCGATCAGAGT
The Cucurbita pepo subsp. pepo cultivar mu-cu-16 chromosome LG16, ASM280686v2, whole genome shotgun sequence genome window above contains:
- the LOC111777606 gene encoding histone deacetylase HDT1-like, which encodes MEFWGVEVKPGQALSVQPGDQKYLHLSQATLGELKKDKANESVTIFVKIGDQKLVLGILSAEKFPQLSFDLVFEKEFELSHNGKSGSIYCLGYQASAEDQEHEEYSDSDFGSEDEELTLQPVQNGKPSQEEEKSIVGKNSKKAEVKSLVPSKEEGDDDSEDDDDSDEDEDSDDDSDEEMLGADSDSDDEDDGTESEEETPKKVESAKKRPNESASKTPVSKKAKVASAEKTGSKKGGHTDTPHPAKKPVKTPSKAETPKSAGQVSCKSCDRSFGSDSALQSHSKAKHGGK
- the LOC111777607 gene encoding histone deacetylase HDT1-like → MEFWGVEVKSGKPLVVKPGIQKYLHLSQATLGEIKKDKANENVTIFLKIGDQKLVLGILSAEKFPQLSFDLVFEKEFELSHNGKSGSVYCAGYQAFAEDQEQDGYFDSDSGSEDEELALPPAQNGKPSQKEEKSISDKSNGAKAASLKKPNVKPLEPSKDEDDESDDDDESDEDEDSDDESDEEMLNADGGDSDDEDDDSDSDEETPKKIEPTKKRSNESATKSTPLPAKKAKLASPGKTDSKKGGHTATPHPAKKTGKTPAAKLESPKSGGQFSCKSCDRAFGSDGALQSHSKAKHGGK